The sequence below is a genomic window from Lolium perenne isolate Kyuss_39 chromosome 7, Kyuss_2.0, whole genome shotgun sequence.
cagatggatgtcaaaacggcgttccttaatggagacattgaggaagagttgtatatggtacaacccaaaggttttgtcgatcctaaaaatgctgacaaggtgtgcaaacttcagcgttcaatttatggactgaagcaagcatccagaagttggaaccgacgctttgataaggtgatcaaagacttcgggtttatacagtgtcatggagaggcctgtatttacaagaaagtgagtgggagctctgtagcgttcctgatattatatgtagatgacatattattgattgggaatgatatagaactattaagcagtgtaaaaggttatttgaataatagtttttcaatgaaagaccttggtgaagcatcgtatatattaggcatcaagatttatagagatagatcaagacgcctaatagggctttcacaaagtacatacctggacaagattctaaagaagtttagaatggacgaaagtaagaaagggttcttacctatgttaccaggcaaggtcttgagtaagactcaaggtccagctacggaagaagaaagagaaaggatgagtcagatcccctatgcctcggcagtaggctctatcatgtatgccatgctatgtactagaccggatatagcacatgctattagtttgactagcagatatcaaagtgatccaggaatggaacactggacagcggtcaagaatatcctgaagtacttgaaaagaactaaggatatgtttctttgttatggaggtgaccaagagctcgttgtaaccagttacaccgatgcaagttggaacactgatcctggtgactctaagtcacgagcctgggtacgtgtttatattgaatggtgctgcgatcagtgggcaagctcgaagcggtgcacggtggcgaagtcttcaacagaatcggagtacatagcggctttcgcaggcttcatcagaagcggtatggatgaagaggttcattgtagagctcggtgtggttcctagtgcattggacccactagtcatatactgtgacaacatgggtgccatcgccaatgcacaagaaccaaggtcacacaagaggctgaagcatatcaagctgcgttaccactcgattcgcgagtacatcgaagatggagaagtaaagatttgcaaagtacacactgatctgaatgtagcagacccgttgactaaagctctccctagggaaaagcatgaccaacaccagaatgccatggctgttaggtaccttacaatgtaatctagattattgactctagtgcaagtgggagactgttggagatatgcccaagaggcaataataaaagtggttattatatatctttgtgtttatgataaaggtttatataccatgctataattaggGAGAAGGAcgaattcaaggaggagctactacttccgctgcccgctggaacggggagaaggacgtcatcttcatcaacaccgaacgtgtgaccgagtacagaggtgctgcccgattgtggcaccgtcaagatcttctacgcgtttttgaaagcggcaagtgatcgtctaccgcagcaacgagagcctcctcttgtaggctttggaattcttcaagggttagtctcgttcatcccctcgttgctcccatcttctacattgcatcttggcttggattgcgttctcacggtaggaatttttttgttttctatgctacgaatccctacaattaTGATTCCGGATAatactggtatataaacattatcatGAATATGGATTGGTGATAATAAATattcttttattattgcctcttgggcaccaAATCCCTTCAGTTGTTTATATAGAGATTTTTGTTATATAATCTGTTTTAGGCTACGGTGAAGGTGTTATTTATTCTATTGTGAATGTGTTGCTAATGCTATTGCTATGGTGTTGTTCAAGCTATTGTTAAGGTGTTGTTTATGCTATTGTTAATGTTTTTTTACAAGATATTGATATAGTTATCAATCTAATTAAGTAAGTCATAATCATTGAACTCCACTTTGCCAACACTATAAAAGCAACTAGGCATTCTGTTAGTCTACCAATCTTTTATTTTCACTTCTTGAGTTAAAACAATTAATTTTATGGCTAACTTGGAAGTCATTTTAAAATATGTAGTATATTTCGGTCACACCATATAAAAGGAGTCTTGCCAAAAATTTCGCTCATATAAACATTGAGGACTGGTTGTTAGGGACTTAGTCCTTAATGTTATCAGCGCGTATGCTCCACAAGTAGGCcacaatgagagcaccaagagggAGTTCTAGGAAGGCCTGGAGGACTTGGTTAGGAGGGTACCTATTGGTGAGAAGCTCTTCATAGGAGGAGACCTCAATGGCCATGTGGGTACATCTAACACTTGTTTtgaaagggtgaatgggggcttTGGCTATGGCATCAGGAACCAAGAAGGAGAAGACGTCCTGAGCTTCGCTCTAGCCTATGACATGGTCGTAGCTAACACCCTCTTTAGGAAGAGAGAATACCATCTAGTGACGTTCAGTAGTGGTCTACACTCTAGCCAGATTGATTTTGTCCTCTCTAGAAGAGAAGACAGACGCGCCTGCATTGATTGTAAGGTGATACCTGGAGAGAGTGTTGTCCCTCAATATAAGCTGGTGGTTTCTGACTTTCTCTTTAGGATCTGTGTCCAGCGGGGTAAGCGCGCCAAAGTCGCTAGAACAAAGTGGTGGAAGATCAAGGGTGAGGCATCCCAGGCTTTCAGGGAGAGGGTTATTAAGGAGGGCCCTTGGGAGGAAGGAGGAGATGCAAACATGATGTGGACGAGTATGGCGACCTGCTTGCGGAAGGTCGCTGTAGAGGAGTTTGGGGTGACTAAGGGAAGTAGAAGGGAAGCTAATGATACATGGTGGTGGAACGATGAGGTCCAGAAGGTTATTAGGGAGAAGAATGACTGTTTCAGATGCCTATATCTGGATAGGAGTGCAGCTAACATGGAGAAGTACAAGGTGGCGAAGAAGGTTGCGAAGCGGGCGGTGAGTAAAGCAAGGGGTCGGGCGTATGAGGACCTCTACCAACGTTTAAACATGAAGGAAGGCGAAAGGGACATCTATAAGATGGCCAAGTTTAGGGAGAGGAAGACGAGGGATATCAACGAAGTGAAATGCATTAAGGACAGAGAGGATCAGCATCTTGTGAAGGATGAGGCGATCAAGCGTAGATGGCAGGAGTACTTTGACAACCTTTACAATGGAGAGGTTGAGAGCTCTACCATTGAGCTAGACGACTCCTTTGATGATACCAGCATGTGTTTTGTGCGACGTATCCAGGAGTCTGGAGTTAAGGATGCATTAAGGAGGATGAAAGGAGGCAAGGCGATGGGTcctgatggtatccccatcgaggCGTGGAGAGGCCTTGGAGACATAGATATAGTTTGGCTAACTAAGCTTTTCAACCTCATTTTTCGGTTAAACAAGATGCCCGAAGAATGGAGGCGGAGTATTTTAGTACCAATTTTCAAGAACAAGGGGGATGTTCAAAGTTGTACTAATTACCGTGGAATCAAGCTGATGAGCCATACTATGAAGCTatgggagagagtcattgagcacagcttaagaaggttgacaagcgtgaccaaaaaccaatttggtttcatgcctgggaggtctaccatggaagccatcttcttggtacgacagctgatggagagatacagggaccaaaagaaggaccttcatatggtgttcattgatttggagaaggcctatgataagataCCTCGGAATGTCAGGTGGTGGGCCTTGAagaaacacaaagtcccaataaagtacattaccctcatcaaggatatgtatgataatgttgtgacaagtgttcgaacaagtGATGGCGACACTGATGACTTTTCAATTAAAATAGGGATCCACcaagggtcagctttgagcccttatctttttgatttagtgatggatgaggtcacaagggatatacaaggagatatcccatggtgtatgctctttgcggatgatgtggtgctagtcgatgatagccgaacgggggttaatagaaagttagagttgtggaggcgaacTCTAGAATCGAAAGATTTtaggcttagtagaactaaaactgaatacatgaggtgcagtttcagttctactaggcacgaggagggagaggttagccttgatgggcaggtggtaccagagagagacacttttcgatatttggggtccatgttgcagaaggatggcgatattgatgaagatgtgggccaccgaatcaaggctggttggatgaagtggcgccaagtttctggcgtactctgtgacaagagagtgccacaaaagctaaaaggcgGGTTTTATAGGAAAGCTATCCGACCTTCGATGTTGTATGGCGCggagtgttggccaacgaagagatgacatatccaacagttaagtgtagcagagatgcgcatgttgagatggatatgtggccacacaagaaaggatcgggtacggaatgatgatatacgggagagagttggggtagcaccgattgaagagaagctggtccaacatcgtctcagatggtttggacatatccaacggaggcctccagaagcgccagtgcatagcggacAGATAAAGCGTGCTGACAgtgttaagaggggtcgtggtagaccaaacttgacatgggatgagtccgttaagagagacctggAGGTTTGGAgtatcgacaaagatttagccatggacaggggtgcgtggaagttagctatccacgttccggaaccatgacttggcttcgagatcttatgggtttcaactctagcctaccccaacttgtttgggactcaaaggcttggttgttgttgttgtatacaAAATTGATATCTAGAGGAGCTAGAACAGTTTTGTCGTGCTTTTTTTGAACAGGGGTAGGGTCCGAAGACCCTAGAAGCTGCATTGATTACCGAAGCGGTGGTTACAAATTACAGAAAAGCCCCTACAGTTCAGGGGAATTCTGGATAAGGACTGAGCTTTTACAGAGAAGACCCTAGAAAAAGATGGAAAAAAACAATCAGGACCTCCACGCTCCGCACCGCATCTGATTAAACTCGCCGTTGAGTTGCTCCGCCACAGAACGGACACCGGCGCCGGGGTCGAACCACTTGGTCTGGCGTCGTGGCAGGAGCGATAGATCTTCCCCTCGGACTTCTTGGTCTCTGGGAAGTAGGATCTCCTGGAGAAGGGCCGCCAATCGGCCATGTGATGCAGGGGCAGGGCGATGACACCGGCATAGGTCCCCCGTTGATGAGCTTCCCAGGAAGAACGACGCCTCAGCAACGACGTCGATGAAGAAGTCGCGGCTCTGTAGCACCTCTATGGCAGAGACTGGCGCCAGTAGGCGCGAGGCGCAGCATCAGCAGCATCTCCCTCCTCGCCACCACGGCAGGCCAGGGAGAAACAGAGCAGATGGGTACTCACCACCGAGCGAAACCAGTGAAGATAAGACCTCCTGGAAGCATATGAACTGGCGACGGCATGGCTGTGCTCCTCCTCGCCTCCTCGGCCGGCCAGGAGCTCGTCGACGCCGCTGTTCTCCGACGCGCACGTGTTTTCCCCCTCGCCTCCAAGGCCGGCCAGGAAAAGACGCTGCCCGCCGCTTGCACGCTGCAATAGGTGGTGCACCGCCACTTTCTTATTGAAagaggcgtgatacgtctccgacgtatcgataatttcttatgttccatgccacattattgatgatatctacatgttttatgcatactttatgtcatatttatgcgttttccggaactaacctattgatgagatgccgaagtgccagttcctgttttctgctgtttttggtttcagaaatcctagtaaggaaatattctcggaattggacgaaaccaacgcccagcatcttagaatccccggaagcttccagaacacccgagagccaccagagaggggccacagggggcccacacacggggctggcgcggccaggctagggcccgcgcccccctgttgtgtggcggctccgtaccccctccgacgccgcctcttcacctatttaagcctcctcgacctaaatcttcgatacggaaaagccacggtacgagaaaccttccagagccgccgccatcgcgaagccaagatctgggggacatgagtctctgttccggcacgccgccgggacggggaagtgccccggaaggcttctccatcgacaccgctgccatctccaccgccatcttcatcaacgctgatgtctcccatgaggagggagtagttctccatcgaggctaagggctgtaccggtagctatgtggttaatctctctccctatgtacttcaatacaataatctcatgagctgccttacatgattgagattcatatgatgatgcttgtaatctagatgtcattatgctagtcaagtgagttttacttatgtgatctccggatactccttgtcccacgtgtgtaaaggtgacagtgtgtgcaccgtgtgggtctcttaggctatatttcacagaatacttattcactgttatgaatggcatagtgaagtgcttatttatatctctttatgattgcaatgtgttttgtatcactattcatctatgtgctactctagtgatgttattaaagtagtttattcctcctgcacggtgtaatggtgacagtgtgtgcatcgtgtagtacttggtgtaggctatgattgtgatctcttgtagattatgaagttaactattgctatgatggtattgatgtgatctatgcctcctttcgtagcgtgaaggtgacagtgtgcatgctatgttagtacttggtttggttatattgatctgtcatgcactctaaggttatttaaatatgaacatcgaatattgtggagcttgttaactccggcattgagggttcgtgtaatcctacacagttagtggtgttcatcatccaacaagagagtgtagagtctagcatctatctatttattctgttatgtgatcaatgttgagagtgtccactagtgaaagtatgatccctaggccttgttcctaaatactgctatcgctgcttgtttcttgctttcatgcatctctactgcctgcaatattaccaccatcaaccacacgccagtcctggacagcaaagcacttttctggcgctgttactactgctcatacttattcataccacctgtatttcactatctcttcgccgaactagtgcacctattaggtgtgttggggacacaagagacttcttgctttgtggttgcagggttgcatgagagggatatctttgacctcttcctccctaagatcgataaaccttgggtgatccacttaagggaaacttgttgctgttctacaaacctctgctcttggaggcccaacactgtctacaagaacagaagcacccgtagacatcaagcacttttctggcgccgttgccggggaggaaaggtaaaaggcactcatacttcggttccaggtaactaagtacttttctggcgccattgtgtgtgtgctcgaagctatttcctttagatcctgcaattgcatctttttgtttcttgtttacactagttaggcataatggaaaacaacaaaaatatgagagatctttatgaactttatcttgaattaggacatgatgtgtttgaagagagaattaaaaaacccatggaactttatatgcatgctaatgggaatgttattaatatgaatgctttgaacactattgttgctaatgctatggaaaattctaagcttggggaagctggttttgatgagcatgatctttttagtcccccaagcattgaggagaaaatttactttgatgatactttacctcctatttatgatgattataatgatagtagtcttttagtaccgcctgttatggaggatacatttgattatgattacaatatgcctcctatatttgatgatgagaataataatgatagctactttgttgaatttgctcccactattactaataaaattgattatgcttatgtggagagtaataattttatgcatgagactcatgataagaatgctttaagtgatagttatattgttgagtttgctcatgatgctactgaaaatatttatgagagaggaaaatatggttgtagaaattttcatgttactaaaacacctctctttttgctgaaaatcttgaagctgcacttgtttaatctttctatgcttgttgcattatgcttcttgaatttatttatttacaagattcctatgcataggaagcatgttagacttaaatgtgttttgaatttgcctcttgatgctctcttttgcttcaaatactatttcttgcgagtgcatcattaaaactgctgagcccatcttaatggctataaagaaagcacttcttgggagataacccatgtgtttattttactacagtacttttgttttatatatgtgtcttggaagttgttactactgtagcaacctctccttatcttagttttgttgcattgttgtgccaagtaaagtcgttgatagtaaggttcatactagatttggattactgtgcagaaacagatttcttgctgtcacgaatctgggcctaattctctgtaggtaactcagaaaattatgccaatttacgtgagtgatcctcagatatgtacgcaactttcattcaatttgagaattttcatttgagcaagtctggtgcctcaataaaattcgtctttacagactgttctgttttgacagattctgccttttatttcgcattgcttcttttgctatgtgggatggatttctttgttccattgacttccagtagctttgagcaatgtccagaagtgttaagaatgattgtgtcacctctgaacatgtgagtttttgatatgcactaaccctctaaagagttgttttgagtttggtgtggaggaagttttcaagggtcaagagaggaggatgatacaatatgatcaagaagagtgaaagctctaagcttggggatgccccggtggttcacccctgcatatttcaagaagactcaagcatctaagcttggggatgcccaaggcatccccttcttcatcgacaaattatcaggttccttctcttgaaactatatttttattcggtcacatcttatgtactttacttggagcgtctgtttgttttttgtttttgtttttgtttgaataaatgcttgtgtgggagagagacacgctccgctggttcatatgaacacatgtgttcttagcttttaatgttcatggcgaaggttgaaactgcttcgttaattgttatatggttggaaacggaaaatgctacatgtagtaattggtataatgtcttgaacaatgtgatacttggcaattgttgtgctcatgtttaagctcttgcatcatatactttgcacctattaattaagaaatacatagagcttgctaaaatttggtttgcataattggtctctctaaaagtctagataatttctagtaaagagtttgaacaacaaggaagacggtgtagagtcttataatgtttacaatatgtcttttatgtgagttttgctgcaccggttcatccttgtgtttgtttcaaatagccttgctagcctaagccttgtatcgagagggaatacttctcatgcatccaaaatccttgagccaaccactatgccatttgtgtccaccatacctacctactacatggtatttctccgccattccaaagtaaattgcttgagtgctacctttaaaatttccattctttatctttgcaatatatagctcatgggacaaatagcctaaaaactattgtggtattgaatatgtacttatgcactttatctcttattaagttgcttgttgtgcgataaccatgttcctggggacgccatcaaatactctttgttgaatatcatgtgagttgctatgcatgttcgtcttgtctgaagtaagggagatttaccactaaaatggttagagcatgcataatgttagggaagaacattgggccgctaactaaagccatgatccatggcggaagtttcagttttggataaacatcttcaatctcatatgagaaaattaattgttgctacatgcttatgcataaaagaggagtccattatctgttgtctatgttgtcccggtatggatgtctaagttgagaataatcaatagcgagaaatccgatgcgagctttctccttagacctttgtacaggcggcatagaggtacc
It includes:
- the LOC139833532 gene encoding uncharacterized protein; its protein translation is MVVANTLFRKREYHLVTFSSGLHSSQIDFVLSRREDRRACIDCKVIPGESVVPQYKLVVSDFLFRICVQRGKRAKVARTKWWKIKGEASQAFRERVIKEGPWEEGGDANMMWTSMATCLRKVAVEEFGVTKGSRREANDTWWWNDEVQKVIREKNDCFRCLYLDRSAANMEKYKVAKKVAKRAVSKARGRAYEDLYQRLNMKEGERDIYKMAKFRERKTRDINEVKCIKDREDQHLVKDEAIKRRWQEYFDNLYNGEVESSTIELDDSFDDTSMCFVRRIQESGVKDALRRMKGGKAMGPDGIPIEAWRGLGDIDIGSTKGQL